One window of the Mustelus asterias unplaced genomic scaffold, sMusAst1.hap1.1 HAP1_SCAFFOLD_1483, whole genome shotgun sequence genome contains the following:
- the LOC144488349 gene encoding dynein light chain 2, cytoplasmic, protein MSDRKAVIKNADMSEDMQQDAVDCATQAMEKYNIEKDIAAFIKKEFDKKYNPTWHCIVGRNFGSYVTHETKHFIYFYLGQVAILLFKSG, encoded by the exons ATGTCGGATAGGAAGGCTGTGATCAAAAATGCTGACATGTCCGAGGATATGCAGCAAGATGCAGTAGACTGTGCAACACAAGCGATGGAGAAATACAACATTGAAAAGGACATTGCTGCTTTTATCAAAAAG GAGTTTGACAAGAAATACAATCCAACATGGCACTGCATTGTTGGCAGAAACTTCGGTAGTTACGTCACACATGAGACAAAACACTTCATCTATTTTTACCTGGGTCAGGTTGCAATTCTTCTATTCAAGTCTGGCTAA